In Lolium rigidum isolate FL_2022 chromosome 3, APGP_CSIRO_Lrig_0.1, whole genome shotgun sequence, the genomic window CTTACACTTCTCTTCTCTCAGATAATTTCTTTACAAAAACATATTTGTTTATTATGGTTTGCTTTCAGCACGTATGAGATATATGAGACTTATCTACGACAGCAACCAGAAGGCGGTGCCATGGATTATAGGCACTGTAAATAAGAACATGTCACTGTGCATACAAAAGAACATTTGGTATAAGACTCGGCGCTCATGTTGATTTTAGCATTTTGGTGAATTGTATCAGGTTGATGGAAATCAAATATATTGTTCTAAGTCGTCATTTGATGCATTGATTTATATCTAAGTTTTATCTCTCTAAAACCTGGCAAACCATGATTATGACCACACTATATCCAAATTGTAGACTGTTGTCACTTCATAATCTTTTTATATATGTTATACTACACAATATTTATATGATATTCTAacatttactttctgcaatatatTATTTTTTTAAAGTCCCGCAGCaaagcgcggggtatcatctagttcaaCTAGTTAAGATAACACATACTAGTAGCTTTGATGTTCAAATAATCAGCCACATTGCTCCAAACCAATACCGCATATGTTCCATAATATAAGACGTTTGTAGCAAACCGAGTCACTTTGCTAAAATGTTTCATATTAGTGAACGGAGCAAGTATTAATATTATATGCATTGCGAGTTTAAGTTTCCTCTCGTCCCGTTTGTACCAACCTCGACGAGTGACAACAAGTTGTAGGCAAGTTTGAAGAACATGCTCTGTTCCTATCCGCGTTCTTCTTCGACTATCTGAATTTGGTAGATTTTATTTTGTTcgaatactttttttttttgagaatttggcAGGTGAGCTGCACGATATATTGATAGAGGAAGATTTGGCTCAGTTAATAAGGGAAACCGGGCCCAAAAACCATACAGAGCGGCCgagtttataaggaaaaccggCCCAAAAACCGCACAAACATCGGAGCCTCATCACCCACACGAAACCAGACTACCGACGACCAAACACACACCACCAaacccggagccgccgctccgacgtcCCCTGCTCGGAGGCGAGCCgcaacgccgcacggcaaagacgtctTGAAGCCCAAACTACCAAGGCGACCACCCGCAGACCACGAACGCCGCGCCAAaagatccggggccgccgccccgacatgccAGCCACACCGACCGCTCCGTCGCGTAGGCCGGGCCGACGAGCTCGCTACCCACGTAGCACCAACACGCCACCCATGCCTTGATAGACCATGACCACACCCCATGGAGTCAAAGTTGCAAGAccttccgaggccgccgcctcggcgcacGTCAgccgtccggggccgccgccccggcatccactACCCCCGACAACAAGGCAACCATGCACTGGCACACATCTACCGCACCACGAGGAACACGGACTCCAAAAGCAGCGCCTTCAGGAAGGTAACGGCACAGTGTGTCGCCGCTGCTCGCTCCGAGGAGcagaggttttcacccggagaacgcAACAACTCGTGACAGCAGGAGACCAGGCTCCTCGATGAAGCCCTCAGCAGGGGAAACGGTACCCAGGGGTACCGCCAACATCGGCACCAATGGTGCGAGGCTTTCGCCTGGAGCGTCAATGCTGACGACAGGCCCAACAGGCCATGGCCGTGGGCGTGGCGAGCCGCACAGAGGACCTTGTTGCCGTCCACCAAACGCCCAAACACACGCCAGAGCAGCGCGTCCCGGTCAGACCGCTGCAGATCAGCCGCCCACCGCCAAGCCCGGACACGGGCCCGCcgaagcccagatcgggcccgaccGCTGCAACCCCGGCGCCTCAGCCAAGCCGgggagatcccgccgccgccatggccggaCGGGGCGCTGCAGACCGGACGGCGAGCCGCAGAGAGCAGCGAAGGCCGGGTCCGGCCCGCAAGCCCGCCGTCAGGGCCGGCGCGCAGAGGCACCACGGCGGGGACGGCGCGGGCGTGACGAGGGGGCGGCGACCAACGGGGCGGCGGCGAgcccggcgcggcggcggcgagcccgagccgcgggcggcggcgagcccagcgcggcggcggcgagcccaGCGCGGCGGCGGAGACCTCCGGGACCGGCAAGGCGGCCTCCCTCCTGAACAGCCATGCAGGGGCCCGAGAGGcatagatccccgccgcccccgtccTTGGCGGCGCACggcttcgccggcggcggcctcgggaggcgacgaggaggctggccgagggtggggaaggaggcggcggggAACTAGGGTTTCGCTCCCCGTCGCCTGGAGGAGACGACAGAGAGCATGTGCCACGTTTGTTCGAATACTTGCCGCAAAATTATCATAACCCATTGCAAGAGCAAAGAGGAGAGCAGGCAGAGAGGGTGAGATTGAGATTGAGATTGGGCTGGGCCTGGGCCGAGCTGCCCGTCTACTGAAATGGGAACGTCGCTCTCCTCCGCACCGCACTCTCTCCTCTTCGCCGTGGACGGGAGGGCGGGCGCGGAAACGGAAAAAAGCTAGCGCGAAACCGAGCAAAAAGACTCGAAATTTCTCCCGCCGCGCGCCTTCTTCTTACGGTTTCTTCTCTCCACTCCATCTCCGAGATCCATCCGCCCTTCCCATCCCATCCAAGCTCCCTTCCTCCTCTCCCAGTTCGCCGACCCCGGGAAGCGAGGCGGAGATCCCTAGGCAGGCAGGCGGCGCCATGGACACGGAGCCCTTCGACGAGGTGGACCTCCTCGCCCTCCCCACTTCCCCGGCCGTCGCCTCGCCCCCACGCCGCCTCAAGCGCCTCAAGAAATCATCCCAAACCACAGCCTCCGCAAAAGCCCCTCCCGCCGCCTCCCCGCCTCCTCcgtcctcgccgccggcaccagcgCAGGAGACCCTAGCGCCGGTCCTCAGGGTCTCCCGCGCCTCCTCCTAACTCCTCCTCGCCACCGCCGGCAGACGAGGAAACCGTAGCCCCGCACCCAGGGTCTCCCCTTCCCCCTCCTCCCAAGAacccctctccgccgccgccggcggcggcggcgccagatGCGGACGCCGTTGCGCCGGCACAGTCCTCGCCTCCCGCCCCGATCTCATCACCGCTCCCGCCGCCCGACACCgccgaggaggatgacgggctCGACCCGCTCttctcggacacggccggcctcGCGGGGTGGGACCCGTCGTGCTTCCCGACGggggaggacgacggcgacgaggaggaggaggtgctcgGGGGAGGGCTCATCGAGGAGCTCCGGAGGGAGAGGTCCGCCAAGAAGCGGCTCGACATGGACGAGGgggaagagggcggcggcggcgaaatgGGCGCCGAGCCGGAGGCGGCTGTGACGGGGAAGAggagcaagaggaggaagaaggatgcggatggggaggggaagaggaggaagaaggatgcggagggggaggggaagaagaggaggaagaaggagcccAAGGAGACGGCTGGATCCAAGAAACGGGCTGAGAAGGTACGCGGTATTTCGACTGTTCTGTTTCCTCTGCTTCGGTTCATATGGTTGCATTTGTTCAGTTcgaatggctgttagcttttcttGATGGGTGCTGTGTGGATTGATGTGCGCAGGAGAGGAGGGTGCAGCTTGATTCCATCCACGCCGAATCACAGAGGCTGCTGCGAGGTATACATGTTCACCTTGTGCATGGTTGGAATCTGAATGCGTGAGATTTTGTGTGTTGCCTAACAGTTTCTCCTTAATCTTGTTGTTTGTAGAGACAAGGAAGGCGTCGTTTAAGCCGATTGCGGAGCCGGTGTACAAGCCCATCTCTTCAGTCCTGGAGAAGATCCGCCTTCGGAAGATGGAGATTCTAAAAATGTCAGTTGTGTGGTTATTTTCCTGAGGTTATGCGATGAACACCATGATCGCCGGCTGatgttatttttctccaccatggtTTGCAGGTCAAACACTCCtgttgaagaagaggaggaggaagaagctgatGACGCCTCTTCAGAGCCTGAGAATGATCCCGCTGAAGAGCCATGTGTGCCCGAGGTCAAGGAAGTGGGCTCAGATGACAAGGATGTAGAGAATGTGAGTCCTAATCCAGGTAGTTTAAACTGAGCTCAGTGTAGTCTCTGTGAAACTAAAAGGCTGCGTATCATTGTAGGATGGAGTTGGAGCAAATGCCGGTGGCCTGGATGACCATGTCAGCCCCCCTGAGGATGAGGTGATCAGTTGATCATTGCTTTCACTCGACTTGTATGCTGTTTGATGGTTGTACTGTACTGATGTGGTTGGCTGGTTTGCAGGATGCTTTGACTCGTGAGAAGGATCTTAATAACTCTGGTAGCAAATCTCCAGACAAGGTCAGTTCCCCTTCTCAACTGTGAAGTCATCTGCAGCCACAGTTTTGCACCATAATATGATATTTAGCTGCTCTACCATAAGCGGAATGCTTGaattttgttttatttgtgttAAAGTTTCCATTCAACTTCAGTCTTGCGATGTCACTGAAAGCATTGGTTTGATGATCCATATTGGCAACAAATATGCTTTGTGTTTTACTGTTGTCGAGGATTACATTCTGCATAATGCTATTCTTTCTATTTCATGGTTGCTGGATTCTCCAGTGTTTTGGTACTTTGGTTATTGGTTGTCCAGGGTTTGAAGTTATCTCACTGTAAAGCAAGAATGGAACATTATGTAAACTCAATGGTCGTGTAAAATAGATAATGATTACCAGACAGATAATGCATCTCTGGTTATAAAGTGTAAGATCTCAGTTATAATTTTGTGTAATGATTTGCTTTGTTGGACTGTTGGTTCTGCCAGGAACTTGTTGATAAGTCTCAAGATAATCATGAAGGCAATGCCCAACCAAGTGATGACTCCAACACTGATGCGGTAGATGAAACTCAATTGCCCCCTTCTTCAAGCCCTACGAAGAGTACAGATGATAGGTAAGCATGTTGCACCCTCCTCAGTCCATGCTACTTTCCAGCTTTTAGCATCACTAACTTATTATCTTCTGTAAAAAATAATTACCCCTTTTTGGGTCTATAGTAATTATCCACATGATAATTAATTATTACTCTACTATGTACTGTGCATAAATTGTAAAAAACTTGTTTTGGCTGCAGCATGACATATTTTTTCTTCCAGTAGCCTTACATtactgttgaatcaataaataacAGCATCCAGTAAACTTTATTAATAATGTTTGGCCACTGCAAACCATTTTCACATCCTTTTTGTACCCATGAAGTGTGCGATTCTTTCTCCTGACTCTTTTACTCACCGCAAGGGCCCTGTGCATTTGCATGAATTTTGTGCCTACTTTGTCTTGTATATACTGATGTGCTGCAAATTTTCTTACTAAACATTGACTTGTGTCATCTATCTGGATCAGTTCatcggaagatgaagaagacAATGACAAGGAGAACATTTATCCAGACACTCAGCAAAATGATGTGAACACCCATCAACAACCCCGACGAGGTCGTGCAGGTGATTCATCTGCAGATGCTGCTATCCTGAAAGACTTTCTAGATGTTGAAGCTGAGGAAGAGGATGATAGTGATGATGACATGATGAGGTTTaaggacaatgaagaagaggatggcGATGATGAAAATGAGGTACTTACTGCCCTGATAGCTGCTGGgtttgaagaagaagaagtagatcacGAGAAACGCAACGCTCTCCATCAAAAGTGGCTTCAGCAACAAGATGCTGCTGAAACAAACAATGTCATTCAGAGATTAAAATATGGTCAtcaggagaagaaaaacttgccagatgaagatgacgatgaagatgatgctGAAGACTGTGAGGATGAATCAGAAAATGAAATGCCATATGACTTGACTCCAAATGTTGTGCGACAGAATTCTGAAAAAGCAAAACAAATGGTTGCCAAATTGTACACAGATGAGAATGACACTTATGAGCACTCTGATGATGAGGAAATAGAGGAGAATTTGGCCCGTCAACGTATTTCAAAGCGAGAAGTAAGTGCTGACACTTCTGAATACTGAGTTTCTTCAGATATGCTTGATAAATgattgaaaattttatttttatagtgTTCGTTCCTCCCTTGCTGTGCTAGAACAATACTTATTGACCATATGTGCTTCAGAAAAATGATGAGTGCTGTATATTCTCTATATTTAGGTTCATAATAGTTCATTCATATCTCCGTTGGAAGATGACAGTTCAAGGGAAATGTTTAGTCTGATAAAGAAGCTCAATATTGCTCCTCAACCCAAGAAGGGAAAGCAAGCCACATGTAAGGATTTCCAAATTTTCAGTCCATGCCTGCCTTCGATTGGAAACATGATTGGCCTACTAACTTCTTATTTTCCTAATGTTTTCAGCAAATCTTGAAATGCTTATGTTCGGAAGTAACAGCAACTCATcttcaaaggtgaatgatgactGACACATATATTTATTTGCTGTCGAACTTCACAGATTTATGTTGATTAGCTGAAAGTTCTAACAGAAAATACTAATATGTGCAAAACATTATCCTCCATTATACCTAGTAAAATCTGGACTTAATAAAAATCTTGCATTCCTTTGGCTAGATATTTCTGTCATTATTTGTTAATATATGTGTAGTACAGGTGCTTCCATGTACTTTTCCTTGCCCACTGTTCTGTTATGGCCCTTTCATACTAGTAAACTTCTGTTGGAAGCCATAGCTGAGTTTTTCGAGACCGTTTCCCCTTCATGTTTGACTGTTACATGACAGTATTGTGTATATTCTTTGCAGTCGTCTTTTCTTGGCCGAACAACAAGTGGTCCAGTGTCATCTTCTCACAGATCAGTCTACAAAACCTATGTTTTTGGTCGTGACGACAGCAATAGCAACAGCAAGAGCTGCCTAGCAGCCTCTGAGAGTACTTCAGACATGGTAAGCTGAACAGACACTTGACTCCCTCGTCATTAATTTCAATGTGCTCTGAGCACCGAGTCTTCCATTCCCCATATTCAGAAATTTTCTCATGCCTCCTCTGCCATCCACTTCACAGGACCAGACGAATCCCAGCCAACCCAAGAAAGCGAAGTTCAGCAGTTCACAGTCGAAACCAGCCGCAACAGGCACAGGCTCCGAGAGTGGCTCGAGTTCAGGCGCCTCGCTGTTCGAGCTCCTGCGCAGATCATCTGTCGCTACCAACAAGCAAGAGCCCAGCCGCCCCGAAAACTTTGGCATCATCACCGAGAGTCAAGCGGTGCACCAGTTCTCGGCATTCAAACTGTCGAGGAAGTTTTCCAAGATTGGAGCAAGAAACTGAGATAGCCCTCCCTTTGCCCAATTTACCTTTGCTACCATGTACACCTGTTTATCACAAAGTGAAGTACAGTACATTTTTTTTTACGGTATTT contains:
- the LOC124700960 gene encoding LOW QUALITY PROTEIN: glutamic acid-rich protein (The sequence of the model RefSeq protein was modified relative to this genomic sequence to represent the inferred CDS: deleted 1 base in 1 codon) — translated: MDTEPFDEVDLLALPTSPAVASPPRRLKRLKKSSQTTASAKAPPAASPPPPSSPPAPAQETLAPVLGSPAPPPNSSSPPPADEETVAPHPGSPLPPPPKNPSPPPPAAAAPDADAVAPAQSSPPAPISSPLPPPDTAEEDDGLDPLFSDTAGLAGWDPSCFPTGEDDGDEEEEVLGGGLIEELRRERSAKKRLDMDEGEEGGGGEMGAEPEAAVTGKRSKRRKKDADGEGKRRKKDAEGEGKKRRKKEPKETAGSKKRAEKERRVQLDSIHAESQRLLRETRKASFKPIAEPVYKPISSVLEKIRLRKMEILKMSNTPVEEEEEEEADDASSEPENDPAEEPCVPEVKEVGSDDKDVENVSPNPGIGANAGGLDDHVSPPEDEDALTREKDLNNSGSKSPDKELVDKSQDNHEGNAQPSDDSNTDAVDETQLPPSSSPTKSTDDSSSEDEEDNDKENIYPDTQQNDVNTHQQPRRGRAGDSSADAAILKDFLDVEAEEEDDSDDDMMRFKDNEEEDGDDENEVLTALIAAGFEEEEVDHEKRNALHQKWLQQQDAAETNNVIQRLKYGHQEKKNLPDEDDDEDDAEDCEDESENEMPYDLTPNVVRQNSEKAKQMVAKLYTDENDTYEHSDDEEIEENLARQRISKREVHNSSFISPLEDDSSREMFSLIKKLNIAPQPKKGKQATSNLEMLMFGSNSNSSSKSSFLGRTTSGPVSSSHRSVYKTYVFGRDDSNSNSKSCLAASESTSDMDQTNPSQPKKAKFSSSQSKPAATGTGSESGSSSGASLFELLRRSSVATNKQEPSRPENFGIITESQAVHQFSAFKLSRKFSKIGARN